Proteins from a single region of Thermococcus sp. EP1:
- a CDS encoding DNA-binding protein, whose translation MEVIEWLKEGHDGAKDIVDLPWNVMKKTEGVFIAEYPKIPFVLNVVITEEFVHLIVPSGVETVALDLPERLKVYHTLLILNEKLNLLKFTISGMNEEIMLRVDLDRKTLGKAEFNDALTALLIGLNQLILALGLEEEFARAVFERIALMVMDRLEKGMKKDEILKFLVVKVGMDAKDAEEFLKRIIEERKPKEEVGYF comes from the coding sequence GTGGAAGTTATCGAGTGGTTGAAAGAGGGACATGATGGTGCGAAAGATATTGTGGATCTCCCATGGAATGTAATGAAAAAGACTGAGGGGGTGTTCATCGCTGAATATCCAAAGATTCCTTTTGTATTGAACGTGGTGATAACTGAAGAGTTTGTTCACTTGATAGTTCCCAGTGGAGTAGAAACTGTGGCATTGGACCTGCCCGAGCGGTTAAAAGTTTATCACACATTATTGATTCTCAATGAAAAATTAAATCTTCTTAAGTTCACTATAAGTGGAATGAATGAAGAAATAATGTTGAGGGTGGATCTTGACAGGAAAACTCTTGGAAAAGCAGAGTTTAATGACGCCCTAACGGCTCTCCTCATAGGTTTGAATCAACTAATATTGGCTTTGGGTTTGGAAGAGGAATTTGCTCGTGCAGTATTTGAGAGAATTGCCTTGATGGTTATGGATCGTCTAGAAAAAGGCATGAAAAAAGATGAAATTTTGAAATTCTTGGTCGTTAAAGTTGGAATGGATGCTAAGGATGCTGAAGAGTTCTTAAAGAGGATAATTGAAGAAAGAAAACCAAAGGAGGAAGTTGGTTATTTTTGA
- a CDS encoding TrkA family potassium uptake protein: MIPVPLVRRLIKLRFKLKRSKIFVLALAVILLAIILALLYMYAENVGFFTALYWAVITMATIGYGDVTPNTLLGRIIAIFASIAGIATFTAFVSILAEYFLSGSIRRMMGMHKVKFKGHYIIMGRGESVESALLELMDAISNKQAENRPVIVVLPDENERKRLSLPEETEVIIGEFTNRETLERVNVKDASHVLLALGDDSESVFVTLMIKQISKAKVFVEVLKHESVHLLKQAGADRVITSRTLTGRLLASSIFEPEVVDVIDDITTALGDYDITSIKVQEMEGKTFREAFEALYSKGFFLLGYAKDRIYLIPPLDEKIPPGAKLLVIRSTK; the protein is encoded by the coding sequence ATGATACCGGTTCCACTTGTTAGAAGGCTCATAAAACTAAGGTTTAAACTTAAGAGAAGCAAAATATTTGTGCTAGCTCTTGCTGTTATTCTACTTGCAATTATCTTAGCTCTTCTATACATGTATGCTGAAAATGTAGGGTTTTTTACGGCCCTTTACTGGGCCGTGATTACAATGGCCACTATTGGTTATGGCGACGTGACGCCAAACACGCTTTTAGGGAGGATAATCGCAATATTTGCATCTATTGCAGGAATAGCTACTTTTACAGCTTTTGTTTCGATTTTAGCCGAATACTTTTTATCAGGATCTATACGGAGGATGATGGGTATGCATAAAGTGAAATTTAAGGGTCATTACATTATTATGGGTAGGGGAGAGAGTGTTGAGAGTGCGCTTTTAGAACTTATGGATGCTATATCAAACAAACAGGCTGAGAACAGGCCTGTTATTGTGGTGTTGCCAGACGAAAATGAACGAAAGAGGTTAAGTCTTCCAGAGGAAACAGAGGTCATAATTGGGGAGTTCACAAATAGAGAGACTTTAGAACGGGTGAATGTTAAAGATGCTAGTCACGTTCTCTTAGCCCTGGGTGATGATTCAGAGTCGGTTTTTGTAACCTTGATGATAAAACAAATCTCAAAAGCTAAAGTTTTTGTTGAAGTTCTCAAGCATGAAAGTGTTCACTTACTGAAGCAAGCTGGAGCGGATAGGGTAATAACAAGCAGGACTCTAACTGGAAGATTACTGGCCAGTTCTATATTTGAACCAGAAGTTGTGGATGTTATAGATGATATAACAACAGCTCTTGGGGATTATGACATCACTTCTATAAAAGTACAAGAAATGGAGGGGAAGACATTTAGAGAAGCTTTTGAAGCTCTTTATTCAAAGGGATTTTTCCTTTTGGGGTATGCAAAGGATAGAATTTATCTTATACCACCGTTGGATGAAAAGATACCTCCAGGGGCTAAGTTATTAGTCATCCGGTCTACAAAGTAG
- the radA gene encoding DNA repair and recombination protein RadA, which produces MARKKKVENEIKELEEFEELDELEELSIGKPSQKSNKKQIKTLEDLPGVGPATAEKLREAGYDSLEAIAVASPLELKELAGISEGAALKIIQAARDAANIGTFMRADEYFQKRAIVGKITTGSKSLDKLLGGGIETQAVSEVFGEFGSGKTQLAHTLAVIVQKPPEEGGLNGSVIWIDTENTFRPERIRQIAENRGMDPDEVLKNIYVARAFNSNHQMLLVEKAEEIIKERLPSDKPVKLLVVDSLTGHFRSEYVGRGTLAERQQKLAKHLADLHRLANLYDIAVFVTNQVQARPDAFFGDPTRPIGGHILAHSATIRVYLRKGKAGKRVARLIDSPHLPEGEAAFRITERGIED; this is translated from the coding sequence ATGGCGAGAAAGAAAAAGGTTGAGAATGAAATTAAGGAACTCGAAGAGTTTGAAGAACTTGATGAACTTGAAGAATTGTCCATTGGGAAACCTTCTCAAAAATCTAATAAGAAACAAATAAAAACTCTTGAAGATCTTCCTGGAGTTGGGCCTGCCACTGCTGAAAAGCTTAGAGAAGCGGGATATGATAGTTTGGAAGCAATAGCAGTAGCTTCACCACTAGAGCTGAAGGAACTTGCAGGCATTAGTGAAGGTGCAGCTTTAAAAATAATTCAAGCTGCAAGGGACGCAGCCAACATTGGAACATTCATGCGTGCTGATGAATATTTCCAAAAAAGGGCAATTGTTGGAAAGATAACAACCGGAAGCAAGTCTTTAGATAAGCTTTTGGGTGGAGGAATTGAAACACAGGCCGTTTCCGAGGTATTTGGTGAATTTGGAAGTGGAAAGACCCAATTGGCTCATACTCTTGCTGTTATTGTTCAAAAACCTCCTGAAGAAGGCGGTTTGAATGGAAGTGTTATTTGGATTGATACGGAGAACACATTTAGGCCTGAGAGAATAAGACAGATTGCTGAGAATAGAGGGATGGATCCAGATGAAGTTCTAAAGAATATTTATGTTGCTAGAGCATTCAATTCCAACCACCAAATGCTTCTTGTAGAGAAGGCGGAAGAGATAATAAAAGAAAGATTGCCTTCTGATAAACCTGTTAAGCTTCTTGTCGTTGACTCTTTAACAGGCCACTTCAGGTCAGAATATGTGGGAAGAGGAACTCTTGCTGAAAGGCAGCAAAAACTTGCCAAACATTTGGCTGATCTCCATCGCTTGGCTAATCTCTATGATATTGCAGTATTTGTTACAAACCAGGTGCAAGCAAGGCCCGATGCTTTCTTTGGAGACCCAACTAGGCCAATAGGTGGACATATTTTGGCCCACTCGGCCACTATTAGGGTATACTTAAGAAAAGGAAAAGCCGGAAAGAGGGTTGCTAGACTAATAGATTCCCCACATTTGCCTGAAGGTGAGGCTGCCTTTAGGATAACAGAGAGAGGTATCGAGGATTAA